One genomic region from Torulaspora delbrueckii CBS 1146 chromosome 4, complete genome encodes:
- the MAK5 gene encoding ATP-dependent RNA helicase (similar to Saccharomyces cerevisiae MAK5 (YBR142W); ancestral locus Anc_3.122), which translates to MVPPVKMARNGKRKATLKKRSSMVKKTKKDDIVVGASDLNWKSVEVPDTLGDFGGFYGLEEIDGVDVKVVDGKVQFIAHDESKVQSKEEESDAGDADSELVEFKNLDDFGEGELSGASSSDDDEEVSDKDEEESEKDDEEASDKDEDVEEDELQSQVFNADLDIEDVDVAEFPEWNKLGKLSVTTLQGLTKLGFSKPTDIQAKAIPEAMKGEDIMGKAATGSGKTLAYGIPILEKMLNNKDQSKAIALIFTPTRELAQQVTKHLQQIGELILKKSPYAIMSLTGGLSIQKQERLLKYDGSARVVVATPGRFLELIEKNESLVKRFAKIDTLVLDEADRLLQDGHFDEFEKILKYLGNSRKSTDKKEGWQTMIFSATFAMDLFNKLSTTSWSKFKKGKENASEMEIVLQHLMTKIHFKSKPVIIDTDSEQRVSSRIKESLIECGPLERDLYCYYFVTMYPGTTLIFCNSIDSVKKLTAYLNNLKVPSFQIHSSMTQKNRLRNLEKYQQQAKKNSVLDKSTVLIASDVAARGLDIPNIQHVIHYHLPRTADVYIHRSGRTARAENEGVSVMICSPGESMGPLRKLRKLLAIKNGESDQQTKKKKWQKTVPLLPIETDIVTQMRERSRIASEVADHDIVSNSLKKDDNWLKKAADELEIDLSSDEEDNDVILAKNKNKKLNKTISKERLRSLKAELNELLKKPLRTDLRKRYLTGGLVNLADNLVKKRGHETIIGHDKVNALDQLKSKKRKQK; encoded by the coding sequence ATGGTACCTCCCGTTAAGATGGCTAGAAATGGCAAGCGTAAGGCcacattgaagaagaggagtTCTATGGTAAAAAAGACGAAGAAGGACGACATTGTAGTTGGTGCCTCGGACCTTAATTGGAAGTCGGTTGAAGTGCCAGATACTTTGGGCGATTTTGGTGGTTTTTATGGCTTGGAAGAGATCGATGGGGTGGATGTCAAGGTTGTCGATGGCAAAGTACAGTTCATTGCACATGATGAGTCAAAGGTGCAGTCTAAAGAAGAGGAATCTGACGCCGGGGATGCGGATTCAGAACTGGTTGAGTTTAAGAACCTAGACGATTTCGGCGAGGGAGAGCTGAGTGGTGCATCAAGTAGtgacgacgatgaagaggtGAGTgacaaagatgaagaagaaagtgaaaaggatgacgaagaagcaagtgacaaggatgaagatgttgaggaagatgagcTGCAATCACAGGTGTTCAACGCCGACCTTGACATCGAAGATGTCGATGTGGCAGAGTTTCCTGAATGGAACAAGCTGGGAAAACTGTCGGTCACCACTTTGCAAGGTTTAACGAAGCTCGGCTTCTCCAAGCCAACTGATATTCAAGCGAAAGCTATACCGGAAGCTATGAAGGGTGAAGACATTATGGGGAAAGCAGCTACCGGGTCAGGTAAAACTTTGGCTTATGGTATTCCAATCCTGGAAAAAATGCTCAATAATAAGGATCAAAGTAAAGCAATCGCACTAATCTTTACACCAACAAGAGAGTTGGCTCAACAAGTCACTAAGCACTTACAACAAATCGGTGAACtaattttgaagaaatcaccATACGCAATAATGTCTTTGACTGGTGGTCTGTCTATTCAAAAGCAGGAACGTTTGCTGAAGTATGACGGTAGCGCCAGAGTCGTAGTTGCTACACCGGGGAGATTCTTAGAacttattgaaaaaaacGAAAGTTTAGTTAAGAGATTTGCCAAGATCGATACTTTGGTTCTGGACGAAGCCGATCGACTGTTGCAAGATGGTCATTTTGACGaatttgagaaaattcTCAAGTACCTGGGGAACAGTAGGAAGAGTACGGACAAAAAGGAGGGCTGGCAGacaatgatcttttcagcaaCATTTGCCATGGACCTATTCAATAAGCTATCGACTACTTCATGGTCGAAGTTTAAAAAGGGCAAAGAAAATGCAAGCGAAATGGAAATCGTTTTGCAACATTTAATGACAAAGATTCACTTCAAATCGAAGCCAGTCATTATCGACACAGATTCTGAGCAGCGAGTTAGCTCACGGATCAAAGAATCGCTAATCGAATGTGGTCCTTTAGAGCGTGATCTGTATTGTTATTATTTCGTCACAATGTATCCCGGTACCACTCTAATATTTTGCAACTCCATCGATTCCGTTAAGAAGTTGACTGCATACTTGAATAATCTGAAAGTTCCCTCTTTCCAAATacattcttcaatgacTCAGAAAAACCGTTTGAGGAACCTGGAAAAGTACCAGCAACAAGCCAAGAAAAACAGCGTTCTCGACAAGTCAACTGTTTTAATAGCCAGTGATGTTGCTGCCAGAGGCCTAGACATACCAAATATTCAACATGTCATTCACTATCATCTGCCTCGTACGGCAGATGTTTATATTCATAGATCAGGAAGAACCGCTAGAGCGGAGAATGAAGGTGTTTCTGTCATGATTTGCTCTCCTGGGGAATCGATGGGACCTTTGAGAAAACTAAGAAAGTTGCTGGCCATTAAAAATGGTGAAAGTGATCAGCaaacgaagaagaagaagtggCAGAAAACTGTTCCTCTACTGCCCATTGAGACAGATATCGTTACACAAATGAGGGAGCGTAGTAGGATAGCCAGTGAAGTGGCTGACCATGATATTGTGTCAAATTCCctgaagaaagatgataatTGGCTCAAGAAAGCTGCCGATGAATTAGAGATCGACCTTAGCtccgatgaagaagataacGATGTCATTTTAGCGAAGAATAAGAATAAAAAACTGAATAAGACAATCTCCAAGGAAAGGTTGAGAAGTCTGAAAGCCGAACTAAATGAACTACTAAAGAAGCCTTTAAGAACGGATTTAAGGAAAAGGTACCTGACTGGAGGCCTTGTCAACCTGGCTGATAacttggtgaagaagagaggTCATGAAACCATCATTGGCCATGATAAAGTCAATGCGTTGGACCAGCTGAAGAGtaaaaagaggaagcaaaAATAA